A region from the Gammaproteobacteria bacterium genome encodes:
- the cas7u gene encoding type I-U CRISPR-associated protein Cas7 has product MPLNFDSLASAPRLLLEAHLQPIQGTRFQPTGFPNLGHATYDGPNGERMLLVESAQSMANRLETVCWDDTCDDWAVPLRGLPLVKVEDKTGRIRTNSVLEAHRLNSEYIARAKGFSTIVDEIGYKPDQPFDLRRQLVPVLARRDICSLLHGIFLEEVAGVIRLPRTISAFIEANGVTSAQSGGVKISRVNPGLKGGDGNVIYYREEFVSSAIVAYFNIDLAQIRAFGLGGMISKLLVALALYKIQAFLNSGLRLRTACDLEVNADPGLVVKRPLNFALPSLPELESVLPDLISQVALEQQWPNDRVTTLTWEPTTKAKKRKADAPADTEATD; this is encoded by the coding sequence ATGCCGCTGAACTTCGACTCCCTCGCCAGTGCTCCCCGTCTGCTGCTGGAAGCTCACCTCCAACCGATTCAGGGCACCCGCTTTCAGCCCACCGGCTTTCCCAATCTCGGACACGCGACCTACGACGGCCCGAACGGCGAACGCATGCTGCTGGTGGAATCGGCGCAGAGCATGGCGAATCGCCTGGAGACGGTCTGCTGGGACGACACGTGCGACGATTGGGCAGTACCACTTCGGGGGCTCCCGCTAGTTAAAGTGGAGGACAAAACCGGACGGATTCGAACGAATTCGGTGCTTGAGGCACATCGCCTAAACTCTGAGTACATCGCCAGAGCCAAAGGTTTCAGCACCATAGTCGATGAAATCGGTTACAAACCTGACCAGCCATTCGACCTGCGACGCCAACTTGTCCCTGTACTAGCTCGGCGAGACATCTGTTCGTTGCTCCACGGCATATTTCTTGAGGAGGTCGCAGGAGTCATTCGACTACCTCGAACCATTTCAGCGTTTATTGAGGCAAACGGCGTCACTTCCGCACAGAGTGGCGGCGTAAAAATCAGTAGAGTTAATCCTGGGCTGAAAGGCGGTGACGGAAACGTAATCTACTACCGGGAAGAATTTGTTTCTTCAGCCATTGTCGCCTACTTCAATATCGATCTTGCCCAGATTCGCGCATTCGGTCTTGGCGGCATGATTTCGAAGCTGCTTGTCGCGCTGGCGCTCTACAAAATTCAAGCGTTTTTAAACTCTGGCCTGCGCCTTCGCACCGCCTGCGATCTGGAAGTCAATGCCGATCCAGGCCTTGTCGTAAAACGACCTCTGAATTTTGCGCTTCCAAGCTTGCCCGAACTGGAGTCGGTGTTGCCCGACTTGATCTCTCAGGTTGCCTTAGAGCAGCAATGGCCAAACGATCGGGTCACAACGCTGACCTGGGAGCCGACGACCAAAGCCAAGAAAAGAAAAGCGGACGCGCCTGCCGATACCGAAGCGACAGACTGA
- a CDS encoding CRISPR-associated endonuclease Cas3'', with the protein MTKSFDALFKAAYGRESDLTFTPIEYQRRLATDRWDDEAWPDLLNVPTGLGKTAAVTLAWLYKRGWRQGGRLEGADPDTPRRLIWCLPMRVLVEQTERSIRDWLSRLGIDGDAGTGKVSVHVLVGGAEDVKTWAEQPEEDMILIGTQDMLLSRALMRGYGTSRYLWPVHFAMLHNDAMWVFDEVQLMGPGLITGVQLEAFRRELACARNSRSLWVSATLNRAWMKTVDFDPDALALLQLSEEEKASETVSARRDSIKPLATCSANLSADSKTALASYFHELAAQVLAAQRQRPGTTTLAILNTVARAQGLFDEIAKHLSPPPSKKRKDAADDPPSLSDAPELLLVHSRFRAQERKALNDKLATSPDPSGPGRIIVATQAVEAGVDLSSRVLFTELAPFASMVQRFGRCNRYGEYNDSTDAQVYWIDVADSKPYEPSELDDARRLLEPLSSASPATLPPIEASAPMCPVLRRKDFLDLFSTEADLSGFDVDIAQYIRDADDADVLLFWREWSDVDCAKSQPSANADELCRAGLGAASELLKRLKAGDAYQWDTLAREWTMVAHLGKPRLRPGMILMVHAAAGGYTEQRGLSPESSKAVEPLKPAGTDSLTAEAMDDDRRSLLAQEVSLTRHLNDVGNEAETLCASLKVPDAAAVIRAARWHDVGKAHQAFQTMLRDAHQKGLQQELGDGLWAKSGGNYRGRVSYQVAGEDKPRKHFRHELASALAWLAQHDDEPDADLIAYLIAAHHGKVRLSLRALPNETEPPDSRLFARGVWDGDVLPAFHLSDDEALPEIPLHLDIMQLGEGRMGPSWTTRTQRLLKRHGPFRLAWLESLVRIADWRASRAEQEADNGH; encoded by the coding sequence ATGACTAAGTCATTCGATGCGCTTTTCAAGGCTGCATACGGACGAGAATCCGATCTTACATTCACACCTATTGAATATCAGCGAAGGCTCGCTACAGACCGCTGGGATGACGAAGCATGGCCGGACCTACTCAACGTTCCCACCGGCCTCGGAAAGACTGCGGCAGTCACGCTGGCCTGGCTGTACAAACGCGGCTGGCGACAAGGCGGCCGCCTTGAGGGCGCAGACCCTGACACGCCGCGCCGCCTGATTTGGTGCTTGCCCATGCGGGTGCTGGTGGAACAGACCGAACGCAGTATCCGCGACTGGCTCTCCCGTCTCGGAATAGACGGTGACGCCGGGACCGGAAAAGTGTCAGTGCATGTGCTCGTAGGCGGCGCCGAGGATGTGAAGACCTGGGCCGAGCAGCCTGAAGAAGACATGATCCTCATCGGTACCCAGGACATGTTGCTGTCACGCGCATTGATGCGCGGCTACGGCACGAGCCGCTACCTGTGGCCGGTACACTTCGCGATGTTGCACAACGACGCGATGTGGGTGTTCGACGAGGTTCAGCTGATGGGACCGGGCTTGATCACCGGCGTGCAGCTCGAAGCCTTCCGCCGCGAACTGGCCTGTGCCCGCAACAGCCGCAGTCTCTGGGTGTCGGCAACGCTCAACCGGGCCTGGATGAAGACCGTGGACTTCGATCCCGACGCGCTCGCCTTGCTGCAACTGAGCGAAGAGGAAAAAGCCTCCGAAACGGTCAGCGCGCGGCGCGATTCCATCAAGCCGCTGGCCACCTGCAGCGCGAATCTGAGCGCGGACAGCAAGACGGCCTTGGCGTCCTATTTCCACGAACTGGCGGCTCAGGTTCTTGCCGCTCAGCGGCAACGACCTGGAACGACCACACTGGCGATTCTCAACACCGTCGCGCGCGCGCAGGGCTTGTTTGATGAAATCGCCAAGCATCTATCGCCCCCGCCTTCGAAGAAGCGAAAAGACGCAGCAGACGATCCGCCATCGCTTTCGGATGCGCCCGAACTTTTGCTTGTGCACTCGCGCTTTCGCGCCCAGGAGCGCAAGGCGCTCAACGACAAACTCGCAACGTCGCCCGACCCAAGCGGCCCCGGCCGCATCATCGTCGCCACCCAGGCCGTGGAAGCCGGCGTCGACCTGTCCTCGCGCGTCCTGTTCACGGAGTTGGCGCCTTTCGCATCGATGGTCCAACGCTTCGGCCGCTGCAATCGCTACGGCGAATACAACGACTCCACCGATGCGCAGGTCTATTGGATCGATGTCGCCGATTCCAAACCCTACGAACCATCCGAACTCGACGATGCGAGGCGCCTGCTGGAACCACTGAGCAGCGCCTCTCCCGCAACGCTGCCGCCCATTGAGGCCTCAGCGCCGATGTGTCCGGTGCTGCGGCGCAAGGATTTCCTGGACTTGTTCAGCACCGAGGCCGACCTGTCCGGCTTCGATGTCGACATCGCCCAGTACATCCGCGACGCGGATGATGCCGACGTCCTGCTGTTCTGGCGCGAGTGGTCCGACGTGGACTGCGCCAAGAGTCAACCGTCCGCGAATGCTGACGAGCTGTGCCGCGCGGGCCTGGGCGCCGCCAGCGAATTGCTCAAGCGCCTGAAAGCGGGGGATGCTTATCAGTGGGACACGCTGGCCCGCGAATGGACAATGGTTGCGCACCTGGGCAAGCCGCGCTTGCGGCCCGGCATGATTCTCATGGTGCATGCCGCGGCCGGCGGCTATACGGAACAGCGCGGTCTTTCACCGGAGTCGTCGAAAGCGGTCGAGCCACTCAAGCCTGCGGGAACGGATTCGCTCACCGCTGAGGCGATGGACGACGACCGGCGCAGCCTGCTCGCGCAGGAGGTTTCGCTGACGCGCCACCTGAACGACGTGGGCAACGAAGCAGAAACCCTCTGCGCATCCTTGAAGGTGCCGGATGCGGCCGCAGTCATCCGAGCGGCGCGATGGCACGACGTGGGCAAGGCGCACCAAGCCTTCCAGACGATGCTCAGGGACGCTCATCAGAAGGGCCTTCAGCAAGAGCTCGGCGACGGCCTCTGGGCCAAATCCGGCGGCAACTACCGCGGGCGCGTAAGTTATCAGGTAGCGGGCGAAGACAAACCACGCAAGCACTTCCGCCACGAGCTTGCGTCCGCGCTCGCCTGGCTGGCGCAACACGACGACGAACCCGATGCGGACCTGATCGCCTACCTGATCGCCGCCCACCACGGCAAAGTCCGCCTGTCGCTGCGCGCCCTGCCTAACGAAACTGAACCTCCCGACTCGCGCCTGTTCGCTCGCGGCGTGTGGGACGGCGACGTTTTGCCCGCCTTCCATCTTTCGGACGACGAAGCGCTCCCGGAAATTCCCTTGCACCTCGACATCATGCAACTGGGCGAAGGTCGGATGGGACCATCCTGGACCACCCGGACACAGCGCCTGTTGAAGCGCCACGGGCCCTTCCGCCTCGCCTGGTTGGAATCACTGGTGCGTATCGCCGACTGGCGGGCCAGCCGTGCGGAGCAGGAGGCTGACAATGGGCACTGA
- a CDS encoding 3-oxoacyl-ACP synthase, translating to MNGKNSSKDSATDWTRLRQMSDAEIDLSDIPEVDADLFERASLKYAGCAVSPEELVVLRAAPDLADWLRSASEGERGEALDALRQVMERHKAA from the coding sequence ATGAACGGAAAAAATTCTTCGAAAGATTCAGCCACTGATTGGACGCGGCTGCGGCAGATGTCCGATGCCGAGATTGACTTGTCCGACATCCCGGAAGTCGATGCCGATCTATTCGAACGGGCGAGCCTGAAATACGCCGGGTGCGCTGTTTCCCCGGAGGAGCTTGTCGTTCTGCGTGCCGCACCGGATTTGGCAGACTGGCTGCGGTCGGCGAGTGAAGGCGAGCGCGGTGAGGCACTGGATGCTTTGCGCCAAGTCATGGAGCGGCATAAGGCGGCCTGA
- a CDS encoding PIN domain-containing protein: MKSLAPLVALDINVLLDVLLNRKPWSRPAAALLGLCDRQIIRGCLPASAVGTVYFLIKREHGPRRARAIVSELLGILRVLPVDESTIAEALTANWSDFEDAVFHASARQAGVTYIATRNVKDFRKASLQVCDPETLLAALSHSEIGSDAHHD; encoded by the coding sequence ATGAAATCGCTGGCACCGTTGGTGGCCCTGGACATAAACGTCCTGCTGGACGTACTCCTGAATCGCAAGCCTTGGTCCAGACCCGCAGCTGCCCTGTTGGGACTTTGCGACCGCCAGATCATCCGTGGATGCCTACCTGCTTCAGCAGTAGGTACCGTCTACTTCCTCATCAAACGCGAGCACGGCCCGCGTCGCGCACGTGCGATTGTGAGCGAACTGCTCGGCATTCTCCGCGTGCTGCCCGTAGACGAATCAACCATCGCCGAAGCTCTGACTGCGAACTGGTCCGACTTTGAAGACGCTGTTTTCCACGCCTCCGCACGACAGGCGGGCGTCACGTACATAGCGACGCGAAATGTGAAGGACTTTCGCAAAGCGTCGCTTCAAGTCTGCGACCCCGAAACCTTGCTTGCCGCACTGAGCCATTCAGAAATCGGTAGCGACGCGCACCATGACTAA
- a CDS encoding WYL domain-containing protein, with protein sequence MQLIETIFELHKRLAANRRFGVPAQTLREEIGCGPTRLKRAISFLRDVLQAPLIMDPERGTYRYESEGVYQLPGLWFSAEELAALLILDQVLEQQPIGLLSEALRPLRGKIETLLHKTGAETPQWDSRLRLLRMAARPAGDRFSTVADALVRRRRLLIDYHARSDDRMPRPRTISPQRLALYRDNWYLDAWCHERNDLRTFSVDRIVSAEVLEPPAQEVEASALDTVLATSYGIFSGQPTAVATLQFSPHITRWVAAETWHPQQQDERHEDGSLTRSFPYHRAEELLMDILRYGPDVEVLEPPSLRDAVADRLRAALSHYPAPEATPQVAALQKVRATTGVK encoded by the coding sequence GTGCAGCTGATCGAAACCATATTCGAGCTTCACAAGAGGCTGGCGGCGAACCGGCGCTTCGGCGTTCCCGCGCAAACCTTGCGCGAGGAAATCGGCTGCGGCCCCACGCGTTTGAAACGGGCGATCAGCTTCCTGCGCGACGTGCTGCAAGCGCCGCTGATCATGGACCCGGAACGGGGCACCTACCGCTATGAATCGGAAGGCGTCTACCAGCTGCCCGGCCTCTGGTTCAGCGCCGAAGAACTCGCCGCCCTGCTGATTCTCGATCAGGTTCTGGAACAACAGCCCATCGGGCTGCTGTCCGAAGCGCTGCGGCCGCTGCGCGGCAAGATCGAAACACTGCTGCACAAAACCGGCGCCGAAACCCCGCAATGGGACTCCCGTCTGCGGCTGCTCCGTATGGCCGCCCGCCCTGCCGGAGACCGATTCTCGACCGTGGCGGACGCGCTGGTTCGCCGACGCCGCCTGCTCATCGACTATCACGCCCGCAGCGACGACCGCATGCCGCGACCCCGCACGATCTCTCCGCAACGGCTCGCGCTGTATCGGGACAACTGGTATCTCGACGCCTGGTGCCACGAACGTAATGACCTGCGTACCTTTTCGGTAGATCGCATCGTCAGCGCCGAAGTTCTGGAGCCACCGGCCCAGGAAGTCGAAGCCAGCGCGCTCGATACCGTGCTGGCCACCAGCTACGGCATCTTCTCCGGCCAGCCGACCGCGGTCGCCACGCTCCAATTCTCGCCACACATCACCCGCTGGGTCGCCGCCGAAACCTGGCATCCCCAGCAGCAGGACGAGCGCCATGAAGACGGCTCGCTGACCCGCAGCTTTCCCTACCACCGCGCGGAGGAACTGCTGATGGACATCCTGCGCTACGGCCCGGATGTGGAAGTGCTGGAACCGCCCTCCTTGCGTGATGCCGTGGCGGATCGTCTGCGTGCCGCGCTTTCCCACTACCCAGCGCCCGAAGCGACACCGCAGGTCGCCGCACTCCAAAAAGTGCGTGCAACTACCGGTGTGAAATGA
- the csx17 gene encoding type I-U CRISPR-associated protein Csx17, producing MGTEQEHNSKDELETKHSDVESAPAGRAAATHAGAEPAAGLAEHGVRTRTGESQTAGGATQTADATIPRFVTAAGTLSYAELAERLSEPLQQLDYDIRQQRFSERAIDETLLLDLHAGLTAELFPEQAGLYRQTQNQIRGHQPPPPYDVPRRMRDYCLNLATRIEHLGGEADDRLLELLAYAEGEFLSIHPFPDLNGRISRLWLLEILRRLQLPPVTVVPMDARFRARYFDALAAADGRDWRPLMDLWKERLSQPVHVNEIPLPGCTPTPLASYLKALAILRLVAEAGDENGGDAEATGFWRNDVFVLRTRLTAEQLREFFLEHYRPTPLVAPWGARSGFYGGSAEKAARAALNEIETSTHERLKPFCSAIHTVRNLLEREGFNEKASDEKKLELLNISRSKLPDELLQWLDACYVLTTDGRQFPPLLGTGGNEGSGSYVSGFAQQICSCVAKRAHDNALGAALFCEISANVNSEQTPGHFSPQDAGGANASNGFFEGKPHTNPWDYILTLEGTLLFAGSATRRSEFAAPQINFPFVVAPAAGGNSSYVLEEEQPKQAKRQVMEIWCPLWTRACALDELRALFSEGRATLGARAVSNGLDFARAIATLGVDRGIEQFQRFSFLMRNGQSFFATPLARYFVRANQDANLITNLEHRSWLASARRYARKSSAPNAFRSAARRLDTALFALSQQSSRGALQNVLRQLGRIETALSRIPKTQDAVPAPVPQLPSAWAIRAGGERMNDSPEFRIAAALAGLRLVDSQGHRRLDIRTQLANVSESLNKDGDRAWASSSALATWGPGPLTKNLGVMLRRRRLEAAKLSAEGEVLSSVTGATCGDVAAFLAGTTDDVRIDELLGGLACVDLYGIGFPAASRGPVLPPAFALLKIFFTSENLLYRLKLSWLPEDRPFHLPAEIPARLAADDVEAAVRIAWQRLRAYGVKLPGRDPPRVIAPPGNAARWLAALCIPLTPHETKRLIESLEFEAKPSAETATPQID from the coding sequence ATGGGCACTGAGCAGGAGCACAATTCGAAAGATGAGCTGGAAACAAAACATTCAGACGTGGAGAGCGCTCCCGCCGGAAGAGCGGCAGCGACGCATGCTGGTGCAGAGCCCGCTGCAGGTCTGGCAGAGCATGGCGTTCGAACGCGAACCGGTGAGTCTCAAACGGCTGGAGGCGCGACACAGACTGCTGATGCAACAATCCCGAGATTCGTCACCGCCGCCGGAACGCTGAGTTATGCCGAGCTGGCGGAAAGGCTGTCGGAACCGCTGCAACAGCTCGACTACGACATTCGCCAGCAACGATTTTCCGAACGCGCAATAGACGAAACTCTGCTGCTTGACCTCCATGCCGGGCTGACGGCGGAACTGTTTCCCGAGCAGGCAGGCCTCTACCGTCAAACTCAGAACCAGATCCGCGGGCATCAGCCACCGCCTCCGTATGACGTACCGCGGCGCATGCGGGACTACTGCCTGAATCTCGCCACCCGCATCGAGCACCTCGGCGGCGAGGCCGACGACCGCCTGCTCGAACTGCTGGCCTACGCGGAAGGAGAATTTCTGTCGATCCATCCGTTCCCGGACCTCAACGGCCGGATCAGCCGCCTGTGGCTGCTGGAAATCCTGAGGCGTCTGCAGTTGCCGCCGGTGACGGTAGTACCGATGGACGCACGATTTCGCGCCCGCTACTTCGATGCCCTGGCCGCCGCGGACGGGCGCGACTGGAGACCGCTGATGGACCTCTGGAAGGAACGCCTCTCGCAACCCGTGCATGTCAACGAAATTCCCTTGCCCGGTTGCACGCCCACACCACTGGCGTCCTACCTCAAGGCGCTCGCCATCCTGCGGTTGGTTGCCGAAGCGGGCGACGAGAATGGCGGCGATGCCGAAGCCACGGGTTTCTGGCGCAACGATGTGTTTGTCTTGCGAACGCGGCTGACCGCCGAACAGCTTCGTGAGTTTTTCCTGGAGCACTATCGACCGACGCCGCTGGTTGCGCCGTGGGGAGCACGATCGGGCTTCTATGGAGGCAGCGCGGAAAAGGCGGCGAGAGCTGCTCTGAATGAAATCGAGACCTCTACGCATGAACGCCTAAAGCCTTTTTGCAGTGCGATCCACACGGTTCGCAACCTCCTTGAGCGCGAAGGGTTCAACGAAAAGGCTTCAGACGAGAAGAAGCTTGAGCTACTAAATATTAGTCGCTCGAAATTGCCCGATGAATTGCTCCAATGGCTAGACGCGTGCTATGTGCTGACTACGGATGGACGACAGTTCCCCCCCCTGCTCGGCACCGGAGGCAACGAGGGCAGCGGCAGTTATGTATCCGGCTTCGCACAACAAATATGTTCTTGCGTCGCCAAGCGGGCGCACGACAACGCACTAGGCGCAGCGTTGTTCTGCGAAATCTCCGCCAACGTTAACTCCGAACAAACGCCGGGGCACTTCTCGCCGCAGGATGCGGGTGGCGCAAATGCATCAAATGGATTCTTCGAAGGCAAACCCCACACAAACCCGTGGGACTACATCCTGACGCTTGAAGGGACGTTGTTATTTGCCGGGAGCGCAACGCGCCGAAGCGAATTTGCGGCGCCTCAGATCAACTTCCCCTTCGTGGTCGCTCCAGCAGCAGGCGGAAATTCTAGTTACGTGTTGGAAGAAGAACAGCCAAAGCAAGCCAAGCGGCAGGTCATGGAAATATGGTGTCCATTGTGGACCCGAGCGTGTGCTCTGGATGAGCTTCGGGCTCTTTTCTCTGAGGGCCGAGCAACGTTAGGTGCGAGAGCTGTCTCCAATGGACTGGATTTTGCTCGCGCCATTGCCACACTTGGCGTTGACAGGGGAATTGAGCAGTTTCAGCGCTTCAGTTTCTTGATGCGCAATGGCCAAAGCTTTTTTGCCACCCCTCTTGCGCGATATTTCGTGCGGGCGAATCAAGATGCCAATCTCATCACCAATCTCGAACACCGAAGCTGGCTAGCCTCGGCGCGGCGTTACGCTCGCAAAAGCAGCGCACCCAACGCCTTTCGCTCTGCGGCCCGCCGGCTCGACACAGCGTTGTTCGCTTTGTCTCAGCAGTCCAGCCGCGGCGCACTACAAAATGTCCTGCGACAGCTCGGGCGTATCGAGACAGCGCTGAGCCGGATTCCGAAGACTCAGGACGCCGTGCCCGCACCCGTGCCGCAGCTTCCGAGCGCTTGGGCCATCAGGGCCGGCGGCGAACGGATGAACGATTCGCCGGAGTTCAGAATTGCTGCCGCCTTGGCCGGGCTGAGGCTTGTGGATAGCCAAGGGCACCGCCGTCTCGATATCCGCACACAGCTCGCGAACGTCAGCGAGTCATTGAATAAAGACGGCGACCGCGCCTGGGCATCCTCGTCCGCGCTGGCCACCTGGGGTCCCGGCCCGCTGACGAAAAATCTTGGCGTCATGTTGCGCCGCCGCCGTCTGGAGGCGGCAAAGCTCAGCGCGGAGGGTGAAGTGCTAAGTAGCGTCACGGGCGCGACCTGCGGTGACGTCGCAGCGTTTCTGGCCGGAACTACCGATGATGTTCGCATCGACGAACTGCTGGGCGGGCTTGCCTGTGTCGACCTGTATGGAATCGGCTTTCCCGCCGCGAGTCGGGGGCCGGTGCTGCCACCGGCATTCGCCCTGCTGAAGATTTTCTTCACCTCCGAAAACCTGCTGTACCGCCTGAAATTGAGTTGGCTGCCTGAAGACCGGCCGTTTCATCTTCCCGCCGAAATTCCGGCCCGCCTGGCAGCGGACGATGTCGAGGCAGCGGTCCGGATCGCCTGGCAGCGTTTGCGGGCCTATGGCGTGAAATTGCCGGGCCGCGACCCGCCGCGTGTGATCGCCCCCCCCGGAAACGCCGCCCGCTGGCTCGCTGCGCTCTGCATCCCCTTGACCCCGCACGAGACCAAGCGGCTGATCGAGTCGCTGGAGTTCGAAGCGAAACCCTCTGCTGAAACTGCCACGCCCCAAATCGACTAA
- the cas5u6u gene encoding type I-U CRISPR-associated protein Cas5/Cas6, giving the protein MLAIAFTFPAGRYHATPWGRHVNEADVAWPPDLWRLSRAFIATWYRKLDGEFSRDQLHSLLASLAEAEPPSYRLPENVIHAHTRHYMPGKGDKKTLVFDAFARLAAEDPIVIAWQNLSLGAEQCTLLDALLDNLGYLGRAESWVEARRIDDAAGYSHNCVPTDIDVDIETGEVTGEIVRLLAPQPPGEYENFRSAQLTRAGIATEPSNRKMLKSDQKRLLATLPSEWIDAMAVDTSALQATGWSAPPCARTVSYRRPLQALKTTGSQTAVRPADGQTKTAMTTARFALYGKPLPRIEDAIRIGEALRRAANIKANYVLPGKLLPPELSGHDLPEANRHGHAFWLPEDADDDGAIDHLLVHVPDYLTQDAVRLLTSLRALKRDEGEPLRLMLEGLGPASAFQTISRYTERACTWRSVTPYLYPWHLKKPDLRDPDAAWAAIKQQLRKEWSMRGVELPEIEHIEELPETSAGGRKLRALRFHRFRSKRGLKQPDTHGRLLEIRFASAVQGPVALGFGCHFGLGMFQPA; this is encoded by the coding sequence ATGCTCGCCATCGCCTTCACTTTTCCCGCCGGACGCTACCACGCGACACCCTGGGGCCGGCACGTCAACGAAGCGGATGTCGCCTGGCCGCCGGACCTGTGGCGCCTGAGCCGCGCGTTTATCGCGACCTGGTACCGCAAACTCGACGGAGAGTTTTCGCGGGATCAGCTTCACAGCTTATTGGCCAGCCTGGCGGAAGCCGAGCCACCCTCGTATCGGCTCCCGGAGAACGTGATTCACGCCCACACGCGGCACTACATGCCCGGGAAAGGCGACAAAAAGACACTCGTATTCGATGCGTTCGCCCGGCTTGCTGCCGAGGACCCCATCGTCATCGCGTGGCAAAACCTGTCGCTGGGAGCGGAGCAATGCACGCTGCTGGACGCCCTGCTGGACAATCTCGGCTACCTGGGGCGGGCCGAATCCTGGGTCGAGGCCCGCCGAATCGATGATGCCGCCGGGTACAGCCACAACTGCGTGCCGACCGACATTGATGTCGACATCGAAACCGGAGAGGTCACCGGCGAAATCGTGCGCCTGCTGGCGCCTCAGCCTCCAGGCGAATACGAAAACTTTCGCAGCGCACAGCTCACACGGGCGGGCATTGCCACGGAGCCTTCAAACCGAAAGATGCTCAAGTCGGACCAGAAGCGATTGCTCGCCACCCTACCTTCTGAATGGATCGATGCCATGGCGGTCGATACCAGCGCGCTGCAGGCAACCGGCTGGAGTGCGCCGCCCTGTGCTCGCACCGTCAGTTATCGGCGCCCGCTGCAGGCCCTGAAAACAACCGGTAGCCAAACGGCTGTGCGCCCCGCAGATGGGCAAACGAAAACGGCGATGACCACGGCGCGGTTCGCGCTGTACGGCAAGCCACTGCCACGCATAGAAGACGCAATCCGTATCGGCGAGGCCTTGCGTCGTGCCGCGAACATCAAGGCGAACTATGTTCTGCCGGGGAAATTGCTCCCTCCGGAACTTTCGGGACACGACTTGCCGGAGGCCAACCGGCACGGCCATGCGTTCTGGCTGCCGGAAGACGCCGACGACGATGGCGCCATCGATCACCTGCTCGTACACGTTCCCGACTACCTGACCCAGGACGCCGTACGACTACTGACCTCACTGCGCGCATTGAAGCGTGACGAGGGCGAACCCTTGCGCCTGATGTTGGAGGGGCTCGGCCCGGCATCCGCGTTCCAGACAATATCCCGATACACCGAGCGCGCTTGCACATGGCGCAGCGTCACCCCCTATTTGTATCCGTGGCACCTCAAGAAGCCGGACCTTCGTGATCCTGACGCAGCGTGGGCTGCGATCAAGCAGCAACTTCGCAAGGAGTGGTCGATGCGCGGCGTCGAGCTACCGGAGATCGAGCATATCGAAGAGCTGCCGGAAACTTCAGCCGGGGGACGCAAACTTCGCGCGCTACGCTTTCATCGCTTCCGTAGTAAACGCGGGCTCAAGCAGCCTGACACTCACGGGCGGCTGTTGGAAATCCGCTTTGCCTCCGCAGTCCAGGGTCCAGTGGCACTGGGATTTGGGTGCCATTTCGGATTGGGAATGTTCCAGCCGGCGTAA